A DNA window from Drosophila gunungcola strain Sukarami chromosome X unlocalized genomic scaffold, Dgunungcola_SK_2 000049F, whole genome shotgun sequence contains the following coding sequences:
- the LOC128261034 gene encoding pleiotropic regulator 1, with protein sequence MEDVQKHSVHTLIFRSLKRTHDLFVSNQGNLPEIDDRLEKLRRSIKAKDSYGLVLDKAVKIGEARRGSGAQMPGDKPLAITDGTTDSSASGAGSLVKYNPGGGRIMEKTAPLVTGSHTSLVRASLPNSAGEKGAGANGTTSNLQLIPKKAPTIPKPKWHAPWKLSRVISGHLGWVRCIAVEPGNEWFATGAGDRVIKIWDLASGKLKLSLTGHVSTVRGVAVSSKHPYLFSCGEDRQVKCWDLEYNKVIRHYHGHLSAVYSLALHPTIDVLATSGRDSTARIWDMRTKANVHTLTGHTNTVASVVAQATNPQIITGSHDSTVRLWDLAAGKSVCTLTNHKKSVRSIVLHPSLYMFASASPDNIKQWRCPEGNFVQNISGHTAIVNCMAANNDGVLVSGGDNGTMFFWDWRTGYNFQRFQAPVQPGSMDSEAGIFAMCFDQSGTRLITAEADKTIKVYKEDDEASEESHPVNWRPELLKRRKF encoded by the exons ATGGAAGATGTGCAAAAGCACAGCGTGCACACGCTGATATTCCGTTCCCTGAAGCGCACCCACGACCTGTTCGTCTCTAACCAGGGCAATCTGCCGGAGATCGACGACCGACT GGAAAAGCTGCGACGCTCCATCAAGGCCAAGGATAGCTATGGCCTGGTCCTGGACAAGGCGGTGAAGATCGGCGAGGCCAGAAGGGGATCAGGAGCCCAGATGCCGGGCGACAAGCCACTGGCCATCACAGACGGCACTACGGATTCCAGTGCCAGTGGTGCAGGAAGCCTGGTCAAATACAATCCCGGAGGAGGCAGGATAATGGAGAAGACAGCGCCCCTCGTCACCGGCAGTCACACATCCTTGGTGCGCGCCTCCCTGCCCAACAGCGCTGGGGAAAAGGGCGCCGGCGCCAATGGCACCACCAGCAACCTGCAACTGATACCCAAGAAGGCGCCCACCATTCCCAAGCCCAAGTGGCACGCCCCCTGGAAGCTGTCGCGGGTCATCTCCGGCCACTTGGGCTGGGTGCGCTGCATCGCCGTGGAGCCGGGCAACGAGTGGTTCGCCACCGGCGCCGGAGACCGGGTGATCAAGATCTGGGACCTGGCCAGTGGCAAACTGAAGCTATCGCTCACCGGCCATGTGAGCACGGTGCGCGGAGTGGCCGTCAGCTCGAAGCATCCGTATCTGTTTAGCTGCGGCGAGGATCGGCAGGTCAAGTGCTGGGATCTGGAGTACAACAAGGTCATAAGGCACTATCACGGACACTTGTCCGCCGTCTACTCCCTGGCCCTCCATCCCACCATCGATGTGCTGGCCACCTCGGGCCGGGACTCGACTGCCCGCATCTGGGACATGAGGACCAAGGCGAATGTGCACACGCTGACGGGACACACGAACACGGTGGCCAGTGTGGTGGCCCAGGCCACTAATCCGCAGATCATCACCGGCTCCCACGACTCCACGGTGCGGCTGTGGGATCTGGCCGCCGGCAAGAGCGTCTGCACGCTGACCAACCACAAGAAGTCCGTGCGCAGCATTGTCCTGCATCCGTCGCTGTATATGTTCGCCTCCGCCTCGCCGGACAACATCAAGCAGTGGCGCTGTCCGGAGGGCAACTTTGTGCAGAACATCTCCGGCCACACGGCCATCGTCAACTGCATGGCGGCCAACAACGATGGCGTGCTCGTCTCCGGCGGCGACAACGGCACCATGTTCTTCTGGGACTGGCGCACCGGCTACAATTTCCAGCGCTTTCAGGCACCCGTCCAGCCGGGCTCCATGGACAGCGAGGCGGGCATCTTCGCCATGTGCTTCGACCAGTCGGGCACCAGGCTAATCACCGCCGAGGCGGACAAGACCATCAAGGTGTACAAGGAGGACGACGAGGCCAGTGAGGAGTCGCACCCGGTCAACTGGCGGCCCGAGCTGCTCAAGCGGCGCAAATTCTAG
- the LOC128261042 gene encoding LSM12 homolog A: MAAAAGSAVNAVNDCFSIGSTVVCTTCFNEEVEGEVLAFDHNTKMLILKCRSKSTEELSDIYVMNLSLCSNVQVVKECNGNFDDPQKLNLEQVKMRLRKTVERRQDYLKSKNADVSPEAQELYRAIAKQYGYNEVSWQGLNIQILNEVTISPPYRVDNVVSSSNNETSCNYIKRIIKQFFNTRPSPVPESGAAASTSSPSVSPTSSSLASGSPVPAN, translated from the exons atggcCGCTGCCGCTGGGAGCGCAGTGAATGCAGTGAACGACTGCTTCAGCATCGGATCCACAGTCGTCTGCACGACCTGTTTCAATGAGGAAGTGGAGGGCGAGGTGCTGGCCTTCGATCACAAcacaaagatgcttatcctgA AATGCCGATCCAAGTCCACGGAGGAGCTGAGTGATATCTACGTGATGAACCTCTCGCTTTGCAGCAACGTACAAGTGGTCAAGGAGTGCAACGGCAACTTTGATGATCCGCAAAAGCTCAACCTGGAACAG GTGAAAATGCGCCTGCGGAAAACAGTAGAGCGAAGACAGGACTACCTGAAGTCCAAGAACGCGGATGTCAGTCCAGAGGCACAGGAGCTTTATAGAGCGATAGCCAAACAATACGGG TACAATGAAGTCTCCTGGCAGGGACTGAACATACAAATCCTGAACGAAGTCACCATCTCGCCGCCGTATCGAGTGGACAACGTGGTGTCCAGCTCGAACAACGAAACTTCATGCAACTACATCAAGCGCATC ATCAAACAGTTCTTCAACACGAGGCCATCGCCGGTTCCAGAAAGCGGAGCTGCGGCCAGCACCTCGTCACCATCGGTGTCTCCCACGTCCTCATCTCTTGCATCTGGATCTCCGGTCCCCGCaaactaa
- the LOC128261043 gene encoding chromatin accessibility complex 16kD protein, protein MVEPKANPVERQPNADTFLPLSRVRTIMKSSMDTGLITNEVLFLMTKCTELFVRHLAGEAYADAFRQKSGETLKYEHLSQLVNKSKNLEFLLQIVPEKIRVHEFQEMLRLNRSAGSDDDDSESGSESDE, encoded by the coding sequence atggtgGAACCCAAAGCAAATCCCGTGGAAAGGCAGCCCAATGCCGATACGTTCCTGCCCCTCAGCCGGGTGCGGACCATCATGAAGAGCTCCATGGACACAGGTTTGATAACCAACGAGGTGCTCTTCCTGATGACCAAGTGCACGGAACTGTTCGTCCGGCATTTGGCGGGCGAGGCATATGCGGATGCATTCCGCCAGAAATCGGGCGAGACGCTTAAGTACGAGCATCTTTCCCAGCTGGTCAACAAGAGCAAGAACCTCGAGTTCCTGCTGCAGATCGTGCCGGAGAAGATCCGGGTGCACGAGTTCCAGGAGATGTTACGATTAAACCGCTCCGCCGGCAGCGACGATGACGATTCGGAATCCGGATCGGAGTCGGATGAgtaa
- the LOC128261041 gene encoding regucalcin isoform X2 gives MSYKVEPLPDSYAGLGEGPHWDVARQSLYYVDLEAGSLLRYDFGQNKVYKAKIEGETLAGFVLPVEGRPQEFAVGCGRRVVIVNWDGVSTSAKVVRTLFEVQPLMDKNRLNDAKADPRGRFFGGTMRYIGDEFEFRHGELYRWEAGGQTSVIKGDVGISNGLAWDEKAKKFYYIDTTDYEVKSYDYDFDTGVATNPKVVFNLRKNSPKDHLLPDGLTIDTEGNLYVATFNGATIFKINPNTGKILLEIKFPTKQITSAAFGGPNLDILYVTTAAKFDQPAPAGTTYKVTGLNATGFPGVNLKV, from the exons ATGTCGTACAAGGTTGAACCGCTGCCCGATTCGTACGCCGGTCTGGGCGAGGGTCCCCACTGGGATGTGGCCAGGCAGAGCCTCTACTACGTGGACTTGGAGGCCGGCAGCCTGCTGCGCTACGATTTCGGACAGAACAAGGTCTACAAGGCGAAGATCGAGGGCGAGACGCTGGCCGGATTCGTGCTGCCGGTTGAGGGACGTCCGCAGGAGTTCGCCGTGGGCTGTGGCCGCCGCGTGGTGATCGTCAACTGGGATGGCGTTTCCACCAGCGCCAAGGTGGTGCGCACCCTGTTCGAGGTGCAGCCGCTGATGGACAAGAACCGGCTGAACGACGCCAAGGCTGATCCGCGGGGTCGCTTCTTTGGCGGCACCATGCGCTACATTGGCGATGAGTTCGAGTTCCGCCACGGCGAGCTGTACCGCTGGGAGGCCGGCGGCCAGACTTCGGTGATCAAGGGCGATGTGGGCATCTCCAACGGACTGGCCTGGGACGAGAAGGCCAAGAAGTTCTACTACATCGACACCACCGACTACGAGGTGAAGTCGTACGACTACGACTTCGACACCGGCGTGGCCACCAATCCCAAGGTGGTCTTCAACCTGCGCAAGAACAGTCCCAAGGACCATCTGCTGCCCGATGGACTGACCATCGATACCGAGGGCAATCTCTATGTGGCCACCTTCAATGGCGCCACCATCTTCAAGATTAATCCCAA CACTGGCAAGATCCTTTTGGAGATCAAGTTCCCCACCAAACAGATCACCTCCGCCGCCTTTGGTGGTCCCAACTTGGACATCCTGTACGTGACCACCGCCGCCAAGTTCGATCAGcctgctcctgctggcacCACCTACAAGGTGACTGGCCTGAACGCCACCGGATTCCCCGGCGTCAACTTGAAGGTCTAG
- the LOC128261041 gene encoding regucalcin isoform X1 — translation MFRPTLLIPVAIAYLFGLTMSYKVEPLPDSYAGLGEGPHWDVARQSLYYVDLEAGSLLRYDFGQNKVYKAKIEGETLAGFVLPVEGRPQEFAVGCGRRVVIVNWDGVSTSAKVVRTLFEVQPLMDKNRLNDAKADPRGRFFGGTMRYIGDEFEFRHGELYRWEAGGQTSVIKGDVGISNGLAWDEKAKKFYYIDTTDYEVKSYDYDFDTGVATNPKVVFNLRKNSPKDHLLPDGLTIDTEGNLYVATFNGATIFKINPNTGKILLEIKFPTKQITSAAFGGPNLDILYVTTAAKFDQPAPAGTTYKVTGLNATGFPGVNLKV, via the exons ATGTTTCGACCGACGCTACTGATTCCAGTGGCTATAGCGTACCTTTTTGGACTAACG ATGTCGTACAAGGTTGAACCGCTGCCCGATTCGTACGCCGGTCTGGGCGAGGGTCCCCACTGGGATGTGGCCAGGCAGAGCCTCTACTACGTGGACTTGGAGGCCGGCAGCCTGCTGCGCTACGATTTCGGACAGAACAAGGTCTACAAGGCGAAGATCGAGGGCGAGACGCTGGCCGGATTCGTGCTGCCGGTTGAGGGACGTCCGCAGGAGTTCGCCGTGGGCTGTGGCCGCCGCGTGGTGATCGTCAACTGGGATGGCGTTTCCACCAGCGCCAAGGTGGTGCGCACCCTGTTCGAGGTGCAGCCGCTGATGGACAAGAACCGGCTGAACGACGCCAAGGCTGATCCGCGGGGTCGCTTCTTTGGCGGCACCATGCGCTACATTGGCGATGAGTTCGAGTTCCGCCACGGCGAGCTGTACCGCTGGGAGGCCGGCGGCCAGACTTCGGTGATCAAGGGCGATGTGGGCATCTCCAACGGACTGGCCTGGGACGAGAAGGCCAAGAAGTTCTACTACATCGACACCACCGACTACGAGGTGAAGTCGTACGACTACGACTTCGACACCGGCGTGGCCACCAATCCCAAGGTGGTCTTCAACCTGCGCAAGAACAGTCCCAAGGACCATCTGCTGCCCGATGGACTGACCATCGATACCGAGGGCAATCTCTATGTGGCCACCTTCAATGGCGCCACCATCTTCAAGATTAATCCCAA CACTGGCAAGATCCTTTTGGAGATCAAGTTCCCCACCAAACAGATCACCTCCGCCGCCTTTGGTGGTCCCAACTTGGACATCCTGTACGTGACCACCGCCGCCAAGTTCGATCAGcctgctcctgctggcacCACCTACAAGGTGACTGGCCTGAACGCCACCGGATTCCCCGGCGTCAACTTGAAGGTCTAG